The DNA region GCCGCGACGTCGGGCTGCAGGCGGATGTCGCGCTGCTCACGACGTGGAACCAGCGGATGTCACGTGACCAGGTGGCGCCGACGCTGTTCGCGGCCTGGGCGCCGGCGGTGTTCCGCCGCGCCATCCGCGCCGAGTTGCCGGCCCATCGTGAAATCGCGGCGCTGCTCACGCCGCGTCCGGAGTACGACTGGCTGGAGGAACACCTGAAGCGGACGCGGGGGTCTGCGGCGGGCGACTCAGTCCTCCTCGGCGCGCTGGAGGACGCCGTGGCGGAGGTCACGCGGCGATTCGGCGCCGATCGGACGGCATGGGAGTGGGGGAAGGTGCACGTCGCGGCCTTCCGGCATCCGCTCTCGTCGCAGTTCGACCTGGCGCCGGCATCGCGCGGTGGCGATGGCAACACGGTGAATGCCACCGGCGGGGCGAACTTCCGGCAGACCGCCGGTGCCTCGTTCCGCGAGATCATCGACCTCGCGGACTTCGATCGCTCGATCGTCACCAACGTCCCCGGGCAGTCGGCCGACCCGCGGTCGCCCCACTACGCCGACCTGCTGCCGCTGTGGGCGAACGACCGCTACTTCCCGCTCGTGTACTCCCGCGCCCGCGTGGAGGCGGAGACGGAACGCGTGACCTGGCTGGTGCCGGCGCGCCGCTGACTCGTGTGCCGGTGGCCGGCATCGCGCCCGTGGGGCGGCGATGCCGGCGATCGCGTCTCAGTGCGAGGAGTGCCGCGCGGTGCCGGCGCGCGTGTCCGGCAGCAGCACGCGATCGATCACGTGGATCAGCCCGTTCGAGGCCGGCACGTCGGCGATCCGCACCACCGCGTCGTTGATGAGCAGGTCATCGCCGCGCGTGGTGATGCGCACGTCCTGCCCGGCCACCGTGTTGGCCGTGTGCACCGTGCGCGCCTGGGCTGCCGTCACGCGCCCGGCGACGACGTGATACGTGAGGATCAGCCGCAGCTTCTCGCGGTTCTCGGCGCGCAGCAACTCACTCACGGTGCCGTGCGGCAGGCGGCCGAACGCCTCGTCGGTGGGCGCGAAGACGGTGAACGGCCCGCGGCCGAGCAGTGTTTCCGTGAGCCCGGCCGCATCCACCGCGGCGAGCAGGGTCGTGAACGTTCCCGCCGTCTTCGCCACCTCGGGAATCGACGGCTGGCGTGCCGGGTGCTGCGCGGCAAGGGGCGTGAGCTGGCCGGACAGGGCGGTGAGGGCAACGGCGGCAAGGGCGGCGAAACGCATCGTGTGCTCCAGGTGTTGAGTGTCGCGTGGTGGACGTGATCCCGTGATGCCGTGCGGTTCGCTGCGACGCCGGATCCGGATGCAGGCACGAGACGGCTGCATCCAGTCCGGCGATTCCGGCGAATGCAGGGGGGATCCGGCGCGCCGGACACGCATGAGAGGTGGTCCTGGCATGGAGACGTTCCGCAGGCATGGATGACATGACGCGTTCCACCGGCGGCGATCCCGCCCGTGCACATCTCGCCCTCGTGGCGGACCGGATCGGCGCGGTGACACCCGCGCCGGAACCGCTGCTGCCGCGCATCGCCGCGGGCGACGAGGGTGCCGTACGGGCGTGTGTGGAGCGCTACGGTGCGCTGGTCTGGTCGCTGGCCCGCCGCTGGGGTCCGGAACCATCAGATGCGGAGGATGCGGTGCAGGAGATCTTCATCGACCTGTGGCGCACCGCGTCGCGCTACGACGCCTCGCGGACCACCGAGGCAGGATGGGTGGCGATGATCGCGCGCCGCCGCCTGATCGACCGGGCGCGCAAGCGTGAGCGCCTGCCGGTGCTCGAGGCGTTGCCGGAGGACTACGACGTGGCCGGCGAGGACGAGCGCGACCTCGATCGTGAGTGGCGCGCGGAACAGGCGCGAGCGGTGCTGCGCGAGTTGCCGCCGGCGCAGCGCCGCATGCTGGAACTGTCGCTGCTGCATGGCCGCACGCACGACGAGATCGCCCGCGACACCGAGACGCCGCTGGGCACCGTGAAGTCGCACATCCGGCGGGGACTGCAGCGTGCGCGTGACCTGCTCGCGGCCCGCCTGCCCGCAGGGGGAGCATCATGACCGGGGACGAGATGGAGGACGAGACGCTGGCCGAGCTGCTGATGCAGCGCGCGACCGGGGCGCTGAGCGGCCCGGAGGCCGATGCGCTGGCGGCCGCGCTGGCGCGGCTGCCGCGTGGCGAGGCCGCCCGGTGGGAGGCGGCGGCGGCGGAACTCACGGCCGCGATGGTCGCGGCAGACCCTGCGGCGGCGGGTGGCATGCCGCCGGCCCTGCTGGCCCGCGTGGTCGAGACCGGGGAGGCGCTGGTGCGTGTGCAGCCGCGGACGAGCGTGCGCGCGGCACCGTTCCCGCGGCGTCCGGGTCTGCTGGCGTGGAGCGGCTGGTTCGCGGCCGCCGCGGCGCTCGTGCTCTGGTTCGCGCTGCCGCGCGGGTCGGCGACACCGGCACCCGTGGTGGTGGTGGTGACTGCGGCGGAGCGCGCGACCCGCCTCCGTGACACGTTGCTCACGCGCGACCCGGCGGTGCAGCGCATGGCCTTCGCGGCCACGAAGGATGCCAGTGCGCGCGGTGCCGGAGGCGACGTGGTGTGGAGCGGTGCGGCGCAGCGCGGCGTGATGCGGATCACCGGGCTGCAGCCGAACGACCGGACCCGCTGGCAGTACCAGCTCTGGATCTTCGACCGCGCGCGCGACGAGAAGTATCCCGTCGATGGCGGCGTGTTCGACATCCCCGCCGGCGCGGGCGAGGTGCTGGTGCCGATCGATACCCGGGTGCCGGTGGGTGACGCGGTGATGTTCGCCGTGACCGTCGAGAAGGCGGGGGGCGTGGTGGTGTCGACGCGCGAACGCATCGCCCTGCTTGCGAACCGGGGCGGCTGATCGCGTCAGCCGCCCCGGATGCACCGCCTCGCACCGCGTGTCGTCACGCGACCGCGAACGGCTGCTCGAGACTCCGGGACTGCGGCGTGAGCAGGCGGGCGCCGGTGTCGGTGATGACCATGTCGTCCTCGAGCCGGATGCCGAACTCACCGGGGATGTAGATGCCCGGCTCGTCGGAGAACACCATGCCGGGCTGCAGCGGCATCGTGTTGCCCTTCACCAGGTAGGGCCACTCGTGCCCGTCCATCCCCATGCCGTGCCCCACGCGGTGCGTGAAGTACTTGTAGCCAGGCCCGAAGCCGGCGTCCGCGATCACCGTCCGCGCGGCGGCGTCCACCGCCTCGGCCGGCACCCCCGGCTTCGCCGCCGCGAGCGCGGCGGACTGGGCGCGGAACTCGATCTCGAAGACATCCTTCATGCGCTGTGTGGCGCGGCCGAGCACGAACGTGCGCGAGATGTCCGAGGTGTAGCCCTCCACCTTGCACCCGCCGTCGATCAGCACGATCGAGCCCTCGCGGATGACCTGCGGCTTGGCGGAGCCGTGGGGCAGGGCGGAGAACTCGCCCACCTGCGCGCCCGCGCTGCCGTCGTAGCCCAGGCGGCGGTGTGCCTCCTGCACCAGCTGCTGGAACTGTGACTGCGTCATGCCGTCGGTGAGCCCCTTCCAGGCGGCCTCGTAGGCGGCGAGCGTCACCGTGCTGGCGTGCTCCATGAGGGCGATCTCGTGCGCGTCCTTCACCATGCGGCAGCCGGCGGAGATCGGCGTGCCGCTCACCAGCCGGCTGCCGGGCAGTGCGCTGCCGATGCCGTCCTGGAACACGAACTTCACCGTCTCCTCCACCCCGATCGTGCCGACGGCGATCCCGCGGTCGCGCATCCCGCGCGCCACCAGCGCGTACGGGCTCTCGTCCTCCTCCCACGCGAACACCTGTGCATCGGCGCCGAGCGGCCCCTCGTGCGCCTGCTCCATCGCACGCTCCTCCTCGAACTTCGGTGTCACGAGGAAGGCGCTGCCGCGCACCGGGATGACCGCGGTGAGCAGGCGCTCGCTGGTGCCCCAGCGGATGCCGGTGAAGTACTCCATCGAGGTGCCGCCGGTGAGCACCAGTGCGTCGATCTTCTGCGCCGCCATCAACTGTTTCGCCTTCTCGATGCGCGCGCGGCGCTCGGCGATGGAGATCGGCGTGACACCGGCGGTCATCGGGCGCAGCGACCGGACCGACTCCGGCAGGGCGGCGACGGCGCCGTCCGCGTCGGGCGAGATCCGGGAGGCCGGGCGCAGGCCGAGCGCGGTGCCGGTGAGCGCAACGGACGAGGCGGTGACGAACTGGCGGCGCGAGGACATGGCGGCGTGTGGCGAGGGGTCAGCGGCAGCGGGCAGGCACCGGCGCCCGTGTCCGGGAATATGTGCCCCGGTTCCCGCCACCGCACGGCACGACGGACCGGTCCGACGCGCCCGCGGGACGACTGCCCCTTGCGCTAGCTTCCCGCCGCGGCCGGACGGCGCGACGCCTCGTCGGCCGCCGGTGACTCGCCCTGCCTGTCCCCCTGTTCCGCCATTCGCGTGCCCCTCCCAGTGCGTGTCCCGTTCCGCCAGGCGTTCGCCCTGGGCCTCGCGCTGCTTGCCGGCTGCGGCGGCGGGAAGGACGTCCCGACCACGACGACGGAGCCGGCGCCGCTGGTCAGCCTGCAGTTCGCGACGCCGAAGCTGCCGGTGCTCAGCATCCGCACCGACGGGGCGGCCCCGATCGCGTCCCGCGAGGTGTACCTGACCGGCGCGGTCACGCTGGCGGACACCGCCGGGGCCACACTGCTCTCGTCGGC from Gemmatimonadaceae bacterium includes:
- a CDS encoding anti-sigma factor; this translates as MTGDEMEDETLAELLMQRATGALSGPEADALAAALARLPRGEAARWEAAAAELTAAMVAADPAAAGGMPPALLARVVETGEALVRVQPRTSVRAAPFPRRPGLLAWSGWFAAAAALVLWFALPRGSATPAPVVVVVTAAERATRLRDTLLTRDPAVQRMAFAATKDASARGAGGDVVWSGAAQRGVMRITGLQPNDRTRWQYQLWIFDRARDEKYPVDGGVFDIPAGAGEVLVPIDTRVPVGDAVMFAVTVEKAGGVVVSTRERIALLANRGG
- a CDS encoding sigma-70 family RNA polymerase sigma factor, which gives rise to MTRSTGGDPARAHLALVADRIGAVTPAPEPLLPRIAAGDEGAVRACVERYGALVWSLARRWGPEPSDAEDAVQEIFIDLWRTASRYDASRTTEAGWVAMIARRRLIDRARKRERLPVLEALPEDYDVAGEDERDLDREWRAEQARAVLRELPPAQRRMLELSLLHGRTHDEIARDTETPLGTVKSHIRRGLQRARDLLAARLPAGGAS
- a CDS encoding aminopeptidase P family protein, producing the protein MSSRRQFVTASSVALTGTALGLRPASRISPDADGAVAALPESVRSLRPMTAGVTPISIAERRARIEKAKQLMAAQKIDALVLTGGTSMEYFTGIRWGTSERLLTAVIPVRGSAFLVTPKFEEERAMEQAHEGPLGADAQVFAWEEDESPYALVARGMRDRGIAVGTIGVEETVKFVFQDGIGSALPGSRLVSGTPISAGCRMVKDAHEIALMEHASTVTLAAYEAAWKGLTDGMTQSQFQQLVQEAHRRLGYDGSAGAQVGEFSALPHGSAKPQVIREGSIVLIDGGCKVEGYTSDISRTFVLGRATQRMKDVFEIEFRAQSAALAAAKPGVPAEAVDAAARTVIADAGFGPGYKYFTHRVGHGMGMDGHEWPYLVKGNTMPLQPGMVFSDEPGIYIPGEFGIRLEDDMVITDTGARLLTPQSRSLEQPFAVA
- a CDS encoding fasciclin domain-containing protein; the encoded protein is MRFAALAAVALTALSGQLTPLAAQHPARQPSIPEVAKTAGTFTTLLAAVDAAGLTETLLGRGPFTVFAPTDEAFGRLPHGTVSELLRAENREKLRLILTYHVVAGRVTAAQARTVHTANTVAGQDVRITTRGDDLLINDAVVRIADVPASNGLIHVIDRVLLPDTRAGTARHSSH